The Microbulbifer sp. YPW1 genome contains a region encoding:
- a CDS encoding nitrilase-related carbon-nitrogen hydrolase: MSNRSIRVAAAQFHIGTDVDENLATVLRMLDRAAEGSPDLVVLPEFCNHLSWYENQEHCAAVSVTLDGPFLAAVAAKAKALNLHVVVNCTVLRDDGSITGSSLLYSPQGQLLADNTKQIYIGHENDFLQPARTPGPVVETSLGRLGLYSCMDGVINEPPRTLALRGAQVLCNSLNSFASDEGSLHVPVRAPESRVFIVAANKVGPLVPEPILVPISEATGIPLKFLNGAGESQIVAPDGTVLACASTDKEEVVYADIDPSAADDKHRADGTDVIASRRPELYRAIAEDPANQSYPAWKGASELAAAVVDPQLIGRDGLREARSLVAEAISGGAVLVAVPPLLDAQAIAADLPAALDFAGEAIETLRHCCTADSFVVTSLPVRGEDGESRYSALVIGAEGVLLSQGQVHSSARYAWSAPAQGFESVELPFGRLAVMTSDDSIYPESFRLLAMAGVDTAVVPLEPVEAWELRTGLLERSAENRINLLVAAIGSPLGQGFATALQRDFTVMTPWQERPFDGLLSQPECCRLPAGDKLLEVTLYPAAAQNKEVSRNTDLVANRPWKLCGAISATLSE; the protein is encoded by the coding sequence ATGAGCAATAGAAGCATCCGCGTGGCCGCGGCGCAGTTTCACATTGGTACCGACGTTGATGAAAACCTGGCGACGGTGTTGCGCATGCTGGACCGGGCGGCGGAGGGAAGCCCGGACCTGGTCGTGCTGCCGGAATTCTGTAACCACCTCTCCTGGTACGAAAATCAGGAACACTGCGCGGCCGTGTCGGTGACCCTTGATGGCCCCTTTCTGGCGGCGGTTGCCGCCAAAGCCAAAGCGCTGAACCTGCACGTGGTGGTTAACTGTACCGTGTTGCGGGACGACGGCTCCATCACGGGTTCCAGCCTGCTGTACTCCCCGCAAGGGCAGTTGCTCGCGGACAATACCAAGCAAATCTATATCGGTCACGAGAATGATTTCCTGCAGCCCGCGCGTACTCCGGGACCGGTGGTGGAAACATCACTGGGGCGGTTGGGTCTCTATTCCTGTATGGATGGGGTGATCAATGAGCCTCCCCGCACCCTGGCACTGCGCGGCGCACAGGTGCTCTGCAACAGCCTGAATTCCTTTGCCAGTGACGAGGGGTCACTGCACGTTCCTGTACGCGCGCCGGAAAGCCGGGTGTTCATCGTTGCGGCCAACAAGGTAGGGCCACTGGTGCCAGAACCGATTCTGGTACCGATCAGTGAGGCAACCGGGATTCCACTGAAGTTTCTCAATGGCGCGGGTGAGAGCCAGATCGTTGCACCGGACGGCACTGTACTGGCTTGTGCCTCTACGGATAAGGAGGAGGTGGTCTATGCGGATATCGATCCCTCTGCAGCCGATGACAAGCATCGCGCCGACGGTACCGATGTGATTGCCAGCCGCCGTCCGGAACTCTACCGGGCGATCGCCGAGGATCCCGCGAACCAGTCTTACCCTGCATGGAAGGGCGCATCCGAGCTTGCCGCAGCGGTGGTCGATCCGCAGTTGATTGGGCGGGATGGATTGCGCGAGGCGCGCTCCCTGGTAGCGGAGGCCATCTCCGGTGGCGCCGTGTTGGTCGCGGTGCCGCCGTTGCTGGATGCGCAAGCCATTGCGGCAGACCTGCCCGCCGCGCTGGACTTTGCCGGTGAAGCCATTGAAACCTTGCGTCATTGCTGCACGGCAGACAGTTTCGTGGTCACCTCGTTGCCGGTGCGCGGCGAGGACGGAGAGTCCCGTTACTCTGCACTGGTGATTGGTGCGGAGGGTGTGCTGCTGTCCCAGGGGCAGGTGCACTCCAGCGCGCGCTATGCCTGGTCGGCGCCAGCGCAAGGGTTTGAGAGTGTAGAGCTGCCGTTTGGGCGTCTCGCGGTAATGACCTCCGACGACAGTATCTACCCCGAGAGCTTCCGCTTGCTGGCGATGGCGGGCGTCGATACCGCGGTAGTGCCGCTGGAGCCGGTGGAAGCTTGGGAGTTGCGTACCGGGCTGCTGGAGCGCTCCGCGGAAAATCGCATCAACTTGCTGGTTGCCGCTATCGGCTCGCCGCTGGGGCAGGGTTTTGCCACGGCGTTGCAGCGAGACTTTACTGTGATGACACCGTGGCAGGAGCGACCCTTCGATGGGTTGCTGAGCCAGCCTGAGTGCTGTCGTTTGCCGGCCGGTGACAAGTTGCTGGAAGTGACCTTGTATCCGGCGGCAGCGCAAAACAAGGAGGTTTCCCGCAACACCGACCTGGTGGCCAACCGGCCGTGGAAACTGTGCGGGGCAATAAGCGCGACATTGTCCGAATAG
- a CDS encoding MFS transporter, which yields MASQQERRFLGLNLAENVSGPNVLTFYFACLAAIMFASFIPQSQPFLLTEFLGIPQERHGMVSGLLNFWAEIAIIIAVAIFGPLSDRFGRRPVTGLGFLLMSVGIALYPHATNISELLAMRLAYAVGLAAVTTTIVALVADYVRDESRGRATGLQGVMNGVGAMICVFLLLQLPAILQSSGATAHEAGIQTYSLVAAISFITGLLMFVGLKPGSRAPSEHSESLLVIARNGLHAARDPRIALAYGASFVARGNLMIVGTFFTLWVTNYGTAEMGMSRADALARAGMIVGIAQGCALLGAPLFGIMADKITRVRALIIALLVSAIGYGSTIFITDPFTPGMILCAVLIGLGEIGCIITSGVLVAQQAPESHRGAVIGFFTLSGAVGILVASVVGGYLFDAWRESGPFVFFSIVAALVLVWAIILERRSAGHEAQSPLVVDVA from the coding sequence ATGGCCAGTCAACAGGAACGTAGGTTTCTCGGCCTGAATCTCGCAGAGAACGTCAGCGGCCCGAATGTGCTGACTTTTTATTTCGCCTGCCTCGCCGCCATCATGTTCGCCTCGTTCATTCCCCAGAGCCAGCCGTTTCTGCTGACAGAATTCCTCGGTATTCCGCAGGAGCGGCACGGGATGGTCAGCGGGCTACTGAACTTCTGGGCAGAAATTGCCATCATCATTGCGGTCGCCATTTTCGGCCCGCTCTCGGACCGCTTTGGCCGCCGCCCGGTCACCGGGCTTGGCTTCCTGCTGATGTCGGTCGGTATCGCGCTCTACCCTCACGCCACCAATATCAGTGAGTTACTGGCGATGCGCCTGGCCTATGCGGTCGGGCTTGCCGCAGTGACCACCACTATCGTCGCCCTGGTCGCCGATTACGTGCGGGATGAAAGCCGGGGCCGCGCCACCGGTCTTCAGGGGGTGATGAACGGTGTAGGTGCAATGATCTGTGTGTTCCTGCTCCTGCAGTTGCCAGCCATCCTCCAGAGCAGTGGCGCCACTGCCCACGAAGCGGGCATCCAGACTTACAGCCTGGTGGCTGCAATCTCCTTCATCACCGGCCTGCTGATGTTTGTCGGCCTCAAGCCCGGCAGCCGCGCACCGAGTGAACATAGTGAGAGCCTGCTGGTCATCGCCCGCAACGGCCTGCACGCTGCACGGGATCCGCGCATCGCACTCGCCTACGGCGCCTCGTTTGTAGCCCGCGGCAACCTGATGATCGTCGGCACCTTCTTTACCCTATGGGTGACCAACTACGGCACTGCGGAAATGGGAATGAGCCGCGCCGACGCGCTGGCCCGTGCAGGCATGATCGTGGGCATAGCCCAGGGCTGTGCCCTGCTGGGCGCTCCCCTGTTCGGCATCATGGCTGACAAGATCACCCGGGTGCGCGCACTGATCATCGCCCTGCTGGTGTCCGCCATTGGCTACGGCTCAACCATATTTATCACCGACCCCTTTACCCCCGGCATGATTCTGTGCGCGGTACTGATCGGCCTCGGAGAAATCGGCTGTATCATCACCAGCGGTGTGCTGGTCGCGCAGCAGGCCCCCGAATCCCACCGCGGGGCAGTCATCGGCTTCTTCACACTTTCCGGTGCGGTGGGCATTCTGGTGGCGAGCGTGGTGGGCGGCTATCTGTTCGATGCCTGGCGCGAATCAGGCCCCTTCGTCTTTTTCAGTATTGTCGCCGCCCTCGTACTGGTGTGGGCGATCATCCTCGAACGCCGCTCCGCAGGCCACGAGGCACAATCACCACTGGTGGTCGATGTCGCGTAA
- a CDS encoding SDR family oxidoreductase, with the protein MKTVVITGSTRGIGRGLAENFLASGCRVIVSARSQDKVDEAVVGLQAKYGADAVAGLRCDITSEQELSELWAFASERGPVDYWINNAGMSIVRKPLAEQSADDLRRIVDTNLTGLLLACKVALAGMQQQGHGQIWNMEGFGSTGQTAPGMAAYGATKRALNYLNKALQKEVKGTAVQVNTLSPGIVVTDLLIGDYDLTSSEWQKTRKILNILGDTVDTVTPYLVRGVLSAQKSGSRVAWLTGRKAFWRFLTAGFNKRDLFAAYDSSPA; encoded by the coding sequence ATGAAAACGGTTGTGATTACAGGAAGTACCCGCGGCATAGGCCGCGGACTGGCTGAAAATTTTCTGGCCAGCGGCTGTCGGGTTATTGTCAGTGCGCGCTCGCAGGACAAGGTGGATGAAGCCGTTGTGGGGCTGCAGGCGAAATACGGTGCCGACGCGGTGGCGGGGCTGCGCTGTGACATCACGTCCGAGCAGGAGCTGTCTGAATTGTGGGCATTTGCCAGCGAACGCGGGCCGGTAGATTACTGGATCAATAATGCCGGTATGAGCATTGTGCGCAAGCCGCTGGCAGAGCAGTCTGCCGATGACCTGCGTCGTATCGTCGACACCAACCTCACCGGGCTGCTGCTGGCCTGCAAGGTGGCCCTGGCGGGTATGCAGCAACAGGGTCACGGCCAGATCTGGAATATGGAAGGGTTCGGCAGTACGGGCCAGACCGCACCGGGCATGGCAGCTTACGGAGCCACCAAGCGCGCGCTCAATTATCTCAACAAGGCGCTGCAGAAAGAAGTGAAGGGGACGGCGGTGCAGGTCAATACGCTGAGCCCGGGCATCGTGGTGACGGATCTTCTGATCGGTGATTACGATCTCACGTCGAGCGAGTGGCAGAAAACCCGCAAGATTCTCAATATTCTGGGGGACACCGTCGACACCGTAACCCCGTATCTTGTGCGCGGTGTGCTGAGTGCGCAGAAAAGCGGTAGCCGCGTTGCCTGGTTGACCGGGCGCAAGGCCTTCTGGCGATTCCTCACGGCAGGCTTCAACAAGCGCGATTTGTTTGCGGCTTACGACTCGAGCCCTGCCTGA
- a CDS encoding FAD-dependent oxidoreductase yields MQEYRIWECLVCGWVYDESKGAPEDGIPPGTRWEDIPKDWQCPECGVGKDDFEMIEVRRIAAETDEGSASPAAEEPATEEQAVPSPIAASLAVDHARAPVVIVGTGLAGYHLAREFRKLDQQTPLIMISADDGAHYSKPQLSTAFHKQRSPEQLVGNSAREMAESLGAQILTFTQVTAIDSATNTLTLQTGTREQRLPYGKLVLALGSDPIEVPVAGAAQGCAFSINDLQDFQRFYTALPGARSVLVIGGGLIGCEYANDLIQSGFEVHVVEPQAQVLGNLVPEAAGRLVEKSLADAGVQFHLGTTVELLDYADGGIHASLADGRELQVDRVISAIGVRPRIALASRNGIHTARGIVTDRYLATSAESIYALGDCAEVDGHNLCYVAPLLAGARALAQTLAGSPTPVRYGNMPVSIKTTLCPVTTSPPPRDAEGEWQYERNDTQGVAARFIDRNGRLLGFSLAGDASKQAAALSEQTVPVMEN; encoded by the coding sequence ATGCAGGAGTATCGAATCTGGGAATGCCTGGTTTGCGGCTGGGTTTACGACGAGTCGAAAGGCGCACCGGAAGATGGCATTCCACCGGGCACCCGCTGGGAAGACATTCCCAAAGACTGGCAGTGCCCGGAGTGCGGTGTGGGCAAGGACGACTTCGAGATGATCGAGGTTCGCCGCATTGCCGCCGAGACTGATGAAGGCTCGGCTTCCCCGGCAGCGGAAGAGCCAGCAACGGAAGAGCAAGCAGTGCCCTCTCCCATTGCGGCATCACTGGCAGTGGATCACGCGCGCGCACCGGTGGTTATCGTCGGTACCGGTCTCGCCGGCTACCATCTGGCCAGAGAGTTCCGCAAGCTGGACCAGCAAACACCCCTGATCATGATTTCCGCCGACGATGGCGCGCACTACTCCAAGCCACAACTGAGTACGGCGTTCCACAAACAGCGCTCACCCGAGCAGCTGGTTGGCAACAGCGCACGAGAAATGGCCGAGTCCCTCGGTGCACAGATTCTTACCTTTACCCAGGTCACGGCCATCGACAGCGCCACCAATACACTGACCCTGCAAACCGGCACGCGCGAACAGCGGCTGCCTTACGGCAAGCTGGTACTGGCGCTGGGCTCCGACCCCATCGAAGTACCGGTCGCGGGTGCGGCACAGGGGTGTGCCTTCAGCATCAATGACCTGCAGGACTTCCAGCGCTTTTACACCGCACTGCCCGGTGCGCGCTCCGTGCTGGTGATCGGCGGTGGCCTGATCGGCTGCGAATACGCGAACGACCTGATCCAGTCGGGATTCGAGGTGCATGTAGTCGAACCACAGGCACAGGTGCTCGGCAACCTGGTACCAGAGGCCGCGGGCCGCCTGGTGGAGAAATCCCTGGCGGACGCGGGGGTGCAATTCCATCTGGGAACGACCGTGGAGCTCTTAGACTATGCGGACGGCGGCATCCATGCCAGCTTGGCCGACGGCCGCGAGCTCCAGGTAGACCGGGTCATCAGTGCCATTGGCGTGCGCCCGCGCATCGCACTGGCATCGCGCAATGGCATCCACACCGCCCGCGGCATTGTGACCGACCGGTACCTGGCCACCAGCGCCGAATCGATTTATGCCCTTGGAGACTGCGCGGAAGTAGACGGGCACAATCTGTGTTACGTGGCACCACTGCTGGCCGGCGCACGGGCACTGGCACAAACCCTGGCGGGTAGCCCAACCCCGGTGCGTTACGGCAATATGCCGGTCAGCATCAAGACCACCCTGTGCCCGGTGACCACCTCGCCCCCTCCGCGGGATGCAGAGGGCGAGTGGCAGTATGAACGCAACGATACCCAGGGCGTTGCCGCCCGCTTTATTGACCGCAACGGGCGGCTGCTGGGCTTCTCCCTTGCAGGGGACGCCAGCAAACAGGCCGCCGCGCTTAGCGAACAGACCGTGCCTGTCATGGAGAATTGA
- a CDS encoding flavin reductase family protein yields the protein MSIEAELLRTPLTTAPSTQQHALEPLQLRQVFGQFATGVTIITTGNEAGEPVGMTASSFNTVSLEPPLILWCIGKNAGCFDAFNHCEHFAIHVLSEEQEALSTLFAKRGVDRFASVDYQTNSNGVPLLQKFCARLQCSVAARYDGGDHLIMVGRVETMHSQDRTPLIFHRGRYARIA from the coding sequence ATGTCGATTGAAGCGGAACTGCTTAGAACCCCTTTAACTACCGCACCAAGTACGCAGCAGCACGCCCTTGAGCCACTGCAGCTGCGCCAGGTATTCGGTCAGTTCGCCACCGGCGTAACCATTATCACCACGGGCAACGAAGCCGGTGAGCCGGTGGGCATGACCGCAAGCAGTTTTAATACGGTTTCCCTCGAGCCGCCGCTGATTCTCTGGTGTATCGGAAAAAATGCCGGTTGCTTCGACGCTTTCAATCACTGTGAACACTTTGCGATTCATGTGCTGAGTGAAGAGCAGGAAGCGCTCTCAACGCTGTTCGCCAAGCGCGGCGTTGACCGTTTCGCGAGCGTGGATTACCAGACAAACAGCAACGGCGTTCCGCTCCTGCAAAAATTCTGCGCGCGCCTGCAATGCAGCGTTGCCGCGCGCTACGATGGCGGCGACCACCTGATCATGGTCGGCAGAGTTGAGACCATGCACTCACAGGATCGCACACCGCTGATCTTTCACCGCGGCCGTTACGCGCGTATTGCGTGA
- a CDS encoding hydroxymethylglutaryl-CoA lyase → MSDIDIEISEVGPRDGLQSISRIMPTADKKRWIAALAASGLQEIEVGSFVPAKVLPQLADTAEIVQFARTIPGLAVAVLVPNLRGAQNAVAAGAHKLTIPLSVSETHSLKNLRRTHQQVLEEVRGIRALLNELPAAQRPSFEGSLSTCFGCTLEGPVAEDAVLRLGEALLEAGCDEIGLSDTTGYGNPVQVRRVIRRVWEHLGRDALHGIHLHNTRGQGLANVLAAVEEGITTVDASMGGIGGCPFAPGASGNIVTEDLVFLLEAMGYRTGVDFDKLIAAREILASALPDEPLYGFVPDAGLPKGFQRAQVAQPEMA, encoded by the coding sequence GTGAGTGATATCGATATCGAGATCAGTGAGGTAGGCCCTCGAGACGGCCTGCAGAGTATCAGCCGTATCATGCCGACCGCGGACAAGAAGCGCTGGATCGCGGCGCTTGCCGCCTCCGGTCTGCAGGAAATTGAAGTCGGTTCCTTTGTGCCGGCAAAAGTACTGCCGCAGCTGGCGGACACCGCGGAGATCGTACAGTTTGCGCGCACCATCCCCGGGCTTGCGGTAGCGGTGCTGGTGCCCAATTTGCGCGGCGCACAGAATGCAGTGGCGGCCGGTGCGCACAAACTGACAATTCCTCTGTCGGTCAGTGAAACCCACAGCCTGAAGAACCTGCGCCGGACCCACCAGCAGGTGCTGGAAGAGGTGCGCGGAATCCGCGCTTTGCTTAACGAGTTGCCGGCGGCGCAGCGGCCAAGTTTTGAGGGCAGTCTCTCCACCTGTTTCGGCTGCACCCTGGAAGGTCCGGTAGCGGAAGATGCGGTGCTGCGACTGGGAGAGGCGTTGCTGGAAGCTGGCTGCGATGAGATCGGCCTGTCGGATACCACCGGTTACGGCAACCCGGTACAGGTGCGACGGGTGATTCGTCGGGTCTGGGAGCACCTGGGGCGCGACGCGCTGCACGGGATACACCTGCACAACACCCGCGGCCAGGGGCTGGCCAATGTACTGGCGGCGGTAGAGGAAGGCATTACAACGGTGGATGCCTCCATGGGTGGAATTGGCGGTTGTCCGTTTGCCCCGGGTGCCAGCGGCAATATTGTTACCGAAGACCTGGTATTTTTGCTGGAGGCCATGGGTTACCGCACCGGAGTGGACTTCGACAAGTTGATTGCAGCGCGCGAGATTCTCGCTTCAGCACTGCCGGACGAGCCGCTTTACGGTTTTGTGCCGGATGCGGGACTGCCCAAGGGGTTTCAGCGCGCACAGGTTGCGCAGCCGGAAATGGCCTGA
- a CDS encoding CaiB/BaiF CoA-transferase family protein — protein sequence MAHQEVLPLAGIKVVEFTHMVMGPAAGGILADLGAEVTKVEPFQGDNTRRLQGSGAGYFAMYNRNKRSLALDLKSPEGRDLALQLVGEADVVIENFRHGAMDKLGFGYPALSARNPGLIYCSLKGFLSGPYEHRTALDEVTQMMGGLAYMTGLPDRPLRAGSSVIDITGGMFGVIAILSALQQRHNTGRGQHVTSSLFETTAFLVGQHMAQQAVTGEEPPPMSVRRSAWSVYDIFHSAEGDRIFVGVVSDTLWRAFCAEFELTEFAADSSLDSNAGRVAARGRILPQISALFASLPKDELESRLDRAGIPFAPINKPADLFDDPHLNAAGGLVEVTLENGVRARLPALPVEFDGHRPGLRRDLPKAGEHSAEVARSLGLSEGQIEALMEHGVLRGSRVEATES from the coding sequence ATGGCGCATCAGGAAGTATTGCCGCTCGCCGGCATCAAGGTTGTCGAATTCACCCATATGGTCATGGGGCCCGCCGCCGGCGGCATCCTCGCCGACCTGGGCGCAGAGGTCACCAAGGTCGAGCCCTTTCAGGGGGACAACACCCGCCGCCTACAGGGCTCAGGCGCGGGGTACTTTGCCATGTACAACCGCAACAAGCGCAGCCTGGCACTGGACCTGAAATCCCCGGAGGGCCGCGATCTCGCCCTGCAACTGGTGGGTGAAGCGGATGTGGTGATCGAGAATTTCCGCCACGGCGCCATGGATAAGCTTGGCTTCGGTTACCCGGCGCTAAGCGCGCGCAACCCGGGCCTGATCTACTGCTCCCTCAAAGGGTTTCTCAGCGGCCCCTACGAGCACCGCACCGCGCTGGATGAAGTGACCCAGATGATGGGCGGCCTCGCCTATATGACCGGCCTGCCCGACCGTCCACTGCGCGCCGGATCTTCGGTCATTGATATCACCGGGGGCATGTTCGGAGTCATTGCAATTCTCTCTGCACTGCAGCAGCGCCACAATACCGGGCGCGGCCAGCACGTAACCAGCTCCCTGTTCGAGACGACCGCATTCCTGGTCGGCCAGCATATGGCGCAGCAGGCCGTAACCGGAGAGGAACCACCGCCCATGTCCGTGCGCCGCAGCGCCTGGTCGGTTTACGACATCTTCCACAGCGCCGAAGGTGACCGCATTTTCGTCGGCGTTGTCAGCGACACCCTGTGGCGGGCCTTTTGCGCGGAGTTTGAACTGACGGAATTTGCCGCCGACTCGAGCCTCGACAGCAATGCCGGTCGCGTCGCCGCCAGGGGCCGGATTCTGCCGCAGATCAGTGCGCTGTTCGCCAGTTTGCCAAAAGACGAGCTGGAATCGCGGCTGGATCGCGCCGGCATTCCCTTTGCCCCGATCAACAAACCCGCCGATCTGTTCGACGACCCCCACCTAAACGCCGCCGGCGGACTGGTGGAAGTGACCCTGGAGAACGGTGTGCGCGCACGCCTGCCAGCACTACCCGTGGAGTTCGACGGGCACCGCCCCGGCCTGCGCCGGGACCTGCCGAAGGCCGGCGAACACAGCGCTGAGGTGGCGCGCTCACTGGGTCTGAGCGAGGGCCAGATCGAGGCCCTGATGGAACACGGGGTGCTGCGGGGTAGCCGCGTTGAAGCGACAGAAAGCTGA
- a CDS encoding Crp/Fnr family transcriptional regulator, with amino-acid sequence MNSPALKPPETFFHSKLFRGLGSAELAELTTICQRRRLPSGEQLIRQYSTAQHVYVVVAGTLMIERLSRSGRRQVIAFSYPGDYIGFTNTEDYEYSVVCLREAELQVFPRREFLTLVDRFPALKANARQVGGNVLAQTLDQLFALGQKKAHERLCFLLAQIGRRQCGAQNADIELIMSRQDIADYLGLTIETVSRAFARLKSMQLIEIVSAHRIRVLDRSVLEELASVH; translated from the coding sequence GTGAACAGCCCTGCGCTGAAACCTCCGGAAACGTTTTTCCATTCCAAGCTGTTTCGCGGCCTCGGCAGCGCGGAGCTGGCAGAGCTGACTACCATCTGCCAGCGTCGCCGCCTGCCGTCCGGCGAACAGCTGATCCGCCAGTACAGTACGGCGCAGCACGTGTATGTGGTGGTCGCCGGCACCCTGATGATCGAGCGCCTGTCGCGCTCTGGTCGGCGCCAGGTCATCGCGTTTTCCTACCCCGGTGACTATATCGGCTTCACCAATACCGAGGACTACGAGTACAGCGTGGTCTGCCTGCGCGAGGCCGAGTTACAGGTGTTCCCGCGCCGGGAATTCCTGACCCTGGTGGACCGCTTCCCTGCCCTCAAGGCCAACGCCCGTCAGGTGGGAGGCAATGTACTGGCCCAGACCCTGGACCAGCTGTTTGCCCTCGGTCAGAAAAAGGCCCACGAGCGCCTGTGTTTCCTACTGGCCCAGATCGGTCGCCGCCAGTGCGGCGCGCAGAACGCCGATATCGAGCTGATCATGAGCCGCCAGGATATCGCCGACTATCTGGGACTGACCATTGAGACCGTAAGCCGCGCCTTTGCGCGCTTGAAGTCCATGCAGTTGATCGAAATTGTGAGCGCACATCGTATCCGCGTGCTCGACCGCAGCGTACTCGAGGAACTGGCCAGCGTGCACTGA
- a CDS encoding class I SAM-dependent methyltransferase, whose product MAETDRQVPPAWNAVGRHGVFPEASHDEIARFNFLTNLNMHLASRVLPGVRKAYESRVENGSAPANRREVGELLKREPTYQLWSSLRRNTMEMRQQNSRAMVFRQLPELVEKARQLNRDSNKLQLDASVEIPRYVSAVDTHCMPGSYHTEYCEDDIAAGANYDSGIFVTTAGMLGRYSDGGGQALVEWLREEAKSGFRPKRILDIGCTVGHNIVPLAQAFPESEIVAIDVSAPVLRYAHARARSLGIDNITFRQENAEAIAAEDGSFDLIITSMFLHETSSRALPRILAETHRLLADGGKAIHIEQPQFTPEMPPYEQFMRDWDTRNNNEPFWGTLHDLDLFEAMEKAGFARENITTRGLFAVVDETLFPSAAKAAEDSEDYGRKPAWHTYIASK is encoded by the coding sequence ATGGCAGAGACAGATCGGCAGGTGCCGCCCGCCTGGAACGCGGTTGGGCGCCACGGTGTATTCCCGGAAGCCAGTCACGATGAAATCGCGCGCTTCAATTTTCTCACCAACCTGAATATGCACCTGGCATCCCGGGTCCTCCCCGGTGTGCGCAAGGCGTATGAAAGCCGGGTGGAAAACGGTTCCGCACCCGCCAACCGCCGCGAAGTGGGCGAGCTGCTTAAGCGCGAGCCCACCTACCAGCTGTGGAGCAGCCTGCGCCGCAACACCATGGAAATGCGTCAGCAGAACAGCCGCGCCATGGTGTTTCGCCAGCTGCCAGAACTGGTGGAAAAAGCCCGGCAACTGAACCGCGACAGCAACAAACTTCAGCTGGATGCCTCAGTGGAAATCCCCCGCTATGTCAGCGCCGTGGATACCCATTGCATGCCCGGCAGCTACCATACCGAGTACTGCGAGGACGATATCGCCGCGGGCGCCAACTACGACAGCGGTATTTTTGTGACCACCGCCGGTATGCTCGGCCGCTACAGTGACGGCGGCGGCCAGGCACTGGTGGAGTGGCTGCGGGAAGAAGCCAAATCCGGCTTCCGCCCCAAGCGCATTCTGGATATTGGCTGTACCGTCGGCCACAACATCGTACCGCTGGCGCAGGCCTTCCCGGAGTCCGAGATCGTCGCCATCGATGTTTCCGCGCCGGTACTGCGTTACGCCCATGCGCGGGCGCGTTCGCTGGGCATCGACAATATCACCTTCCGCCAGGAAAACGCCGAAGCCATTGCCGCGGAAGATGGTAGTTTTGACCTGATCATCACCTCCATGTTTCTGCACGAAACCTCGAGCCGCGCGCTGCCACGCATTCTCGCGGAAACCCATCGACTCCTCGCCGATGGCGGCAAGGCGATACACATCGAACAACCCCAGTTCACCCCGGAAATGCCCCCCTACGAGCAGTTCATGCGCGACTGGGATACCCGCAACAACAATGAGCCTTTCTGGGGCACGTTGCACGATCTGGATCTGTTCGAAGCGATGGAAAAAGCGGGATTTGCGCGGGAAAACATTACCACCCGCGGCCTGTTTGCGGTGGTGGATGAAACCCTGTTCCCCAGTGCCGCGAAAGCCGCTGAGGACAGCGAAGACTACGGACGCAAACCAGCCTGGCACACCTACATCGCCAGTAAATAG
- a CDS encoding enoyl-CoA hydratase/isomerase family protein produces MTTEAAQAATAHIGFAVEGGLARITIDNPAQRNAMTVAMWEQLSDTLDRVATDNSIRAVLLTGAGERAFCAGANIDELAAAMEDPAEMRRQNTLIRDVQLQLEQLPRPTLAVIRGACYGGGCGLALACDIRLADSAATFAITPAKLGILYSLLDTRRLVNVVGAANARDLLLTGLPVSAARAQQIGLVQHLAEGADVEAVQGELVQSLLQNSQYSLRWTKATLGYLGGNGAELESGVETLQQAFDDAFSGDDFKEGSAAFLERRRPGFRWPEK; encoded by the coding sequence ATGACAACGGAAGCAGCTCAGGCAGCGACAGCGCATATCGGCTTTGCCGTCGAAGGCGGACTGGCTCGGATCACTATCGACAATCCCGCGCAGCGCAACGCCATGACCGTAGCCATGTGGGAACAGTTGTCGGATACACTGGATCGCGTGGCGACCGACAACAGTATCCGCGCGGTGTTACTCACCGGTGCTGGCGAACGGGCATTCTGTGCCGGTGCCAATATCGATGAACTGGCGGCTGCAATGGAGGATCCGGCAGAAATGCGCCGGCAGAATACACTGATTCGCGATGTCCAGTTGCAACTGGAGCAGTTGCCGCGCCCAACGTTGGCGGTCATTCGCGGTGCCTGTTATGGGGGCGGTTGTGGCCTGGCGCTGGCCTGTGATATTCGCCTGGCAGACAGTGCGGCGACCTTTGCTATTACACCGGCAAAGCTCGGAATTCTCTACAGCCTGCTGGACACCCGGCGGTTGGTCAATGTGGTTGGCGCGGCCAATGCACGGGATTTGTTGCTGACGGGTTTACCGGTATCTGCAGCGCGGGCGCAACAGATCGGACTGGTGCAGCACCTTGCCGAAGGGGCGGATGTGGAAGCGGTGCAGGGTGAGCTGGTGCAGAGCCTGCTGCAAAACTCCCAGTACTCCCTGCGCTGGACCAAGGCCACGCTGGGTTATCTGGGCGGGAACGGGGCGGAATTGGAATCGGGTGTAGAGACGTTGCAGCAGGCGTTTGATGACGCTTTTTCTGGTGACGACTTCAAAGAGGGCAGTGCAGCTTTTCTGGAGCGGCGCCGCCCGGGATTTCGCTGGCCCGAAAAGTAA